One region of Peromyscus eremicus chromosome 4, PerEre_H2_v1, whole genome shotgun sequence genomic DNA includes:
- the LOC131909082 gene encoding histo-blood group ABO system transferase 2-like codes for MAYAQPKVLTPSRKDVLVLTPWLAPIIWEGTFNIHILNEQFRLQNTTIGLTVFAIKNYVVFLKLFLETAEQHFMVGHKVTYYVFTDRPADVPQVPLGAGRKLVVLTVRIYTRWQDVSMHRMEMISHFSEECFLHEVDYLVCADVDMKFSEHVGVEILSALFGTLHPGFYRSSREAFTYERRPQSQAYIPWDEGDFYYAGGFFGGSVLEVHHLTKACHEAMVQDKANGIEAVWHDQSHLNKYLLYHKPTKVTEYMWDQQLSGWSSIMKKLRFVAVPKNHQAIRN; via the exons ATGGCCTATGCCCAGCCAAAGGTGCTAACACCCAG TAGGAAAGATGTTCTTGTCCTGACTCCTTGGCTGGCTCCCATCATCTGGGAGGGGACCTTCAACATCCACATACTGAATGAGCAGTTCAGGCTTCAGAACACCACAATTGGACTGACTGTGTTTGCCATCAAAAA TTATGTGGTGTTCCTGAAGCTTTTCCTGGAGACAGCAGAGCAGCACTTCATGGTGGGACACAAGGTCACCTACTATGTCTTCACTGACCGTCCAGCTGATGTGCCGCAGGTGCCCCTGGGTGCAGGACGGAAGCTGGTGGTGCTAACTGTGCGCATCTACACCCGCTGGCAGGATGTGTCCATGCACAGGATGGAGATGATCAGCCACTTCTCAGAGGAGTGCTTTCTGCATGAGGTGGACTACCTGGTGTGTGCAGATGTGGACATGAAGTTCAGTGAGCACGTGGGTGTGGAGATTCTCTCAGCACTCTTTGGTACCCTGCATCCTGGCTTCTACAGGAGCAGCCGAGAGGCCTTTACCTATGAGCGCCGGCCACAGTCCCAGGCCTACATCCCCTGGGATGAGGGTGACTTTTACTATGCAGGGGGCTTCTTTGGGGGCTCAGTGTTGGAGGTGCACCATCTCACCAAGGCCTGTCATGAGGCTATGGTGCAGGACAAGGCCAATGGCATTGAGGCTGTGTGGCATGATCAGAGCCATCTGAACAAGTACCTGCTTTACCACAAGCCTACAAAGGTTACAGAATACATGTGGGACCAGCAGCTCTCGGGCTGGTCCTCCATCATGAAGAAGCTGAGATTTGTGGCTGTGCCCAAGAACCATCAGGCAATCAGGAACTGA